The following proteins are co-located in the Rippkaea orientalis PCC 8801 genome:
- a CDS encoding TniQ family protein: MDKEYWLTKVEPYEGESISHFLGRFRRTKGNRFSAASGLGQVAGLGAILARWEKLYFNPFPNEQELEALGKVVMLDVEDLRKMLPQKGMVTQPKPIMLCAVCYGEKPYHRMVWQDKHQRGCEVHGLELLSRCINCKRLFPIPSKWEEGKCLLCGLAFAKIAKHQKPI, from the coding sequence TGGATAAGGAATATTGGTTAACGAAGGTTGAACCCTACGAAGGGGAGAGTATAAGCCATTTTTTAGGTAGATTTCGCCGTACGAAGGGGAATCGTTTTTCGGCGGCGAGTGGTTTAGGACAGGTGGCAGGATTAGGGGCAATTCTGGCAAGATGGGAGAAGTTGTATTTTAATCCTTTTCCCAATGAGCAGGAGTTAGAAGCTTTGGGTAAGGTGGTAATGCTAGATGTGGAAGATTTAAGGAAAATGTTGCCTCAAAAGGGGATGGTGACGCAACCAAAACCGATTATGTTGTGTGCCGTCTGTTATGGGGAAAAGCCTTATCATCGGATGGTATGGCAGGATAAGCATCAAAGAGGTTGTGAAGTTCATGGTTTAGAGTTGTTATCGAGGTGCATTAACTGTAAAAGGCTGTTTCCGATTCCTTCTAAGTGGGAGGAGGGGAAGTGTCTGCTTTGTGGTTTAGCTTTTGCGAAGATCGCGAAGCATCAGAAACCTATATAA
- a CDS encoding type I restriction-modification system subunit M N-terminal domain-containing protein, translating to MSKEQLTNDLWRACDILRRDNNCGGIMEYIEHLAWLLFLKFLDEQEETFALEAEFRNEKYLYIIEGEYRW from the coding sequence ATGAGTAAAGAACAGTTAACAAATGACCTTTGGCGAGCTTGCGATATTTTGCGCCGTGATAATAATTGCGGTGGTATTATGGAATATATTGAACATTTGGCATGGTTATTATTTCTCAAGTTTTTAGATGAACAAGAGGAAACATTTGCCTTAGAAGCTGAGTTTAGAAATGAAAAATATTTATATATTATTGAGGGGGAATATCGTTGGTAA
- a CDS encoding transposase family protein gives MESYTWGHIHKYPKQTKRLLGIDYQQLEQLIALGKLLHQENKEKIEKTKIRINQPGSGTYSKLSEEEQIVLMLVYLRHNISFQILGLLFQVSESTAHNIFSYWQKLFEGELPSSLLEQVKKFQEEEEIIQEQLTDYELIVDSSEQPIERPSDCQEQKKYYSGKQQRHTLKNQFIVLPKAQDIIDVVMGKPGPMSDIKICRQTLSKFDVQQTFSGDKAYIGETQIKTPYKKPKKGELTESQKKENKALSSNRIFVEHLIRVVKVFKVVQERFRLQKSRYKSVLLTVCGLVRLRIGSLILRIIESEKSGEVIDVKMSHSFISKLDFVSLNPD, from the coding sequence ATGGAAAGTTACACTTGGGGACATATTCACAAATATCCTAAACAAACAAAAAGATTATTAGGAATTGACTATCAACAATTAGAACAATTGATTGCCCTTGGGAAGCTTCTCCATCAGGAAAATAAAGAAAAAATTGAGAAAACAAAAATTAGAATTAATCAACCAGGAAGCGGAACTTATTCTAAATTATCAGAAGAAGAACAAATTGTTCTAATGTTAGTTTATCTAAGACATAATATAAGTTTTCAAATCTTAGGGCTGCTCTTTCAAGTTAGTGAATCAACGGCTCATAATATCTTTAGCTATTGGCAAAAACTTTTTGAAGGAGAGTTACCGTCAAGTTTGTTAGAACAAGTAAAAAAGTTCCAAGAAGAAGAAGAGATAATTCAAGAACAATTAACTGATTATGAATTGATTGTAGACAGTTCAGAACAGCCAATTGAAAGACCCTCAGACTGTCAAGAACAAAAAAAATATTATTCAGGTAAGCAGCAAAGACATACTTTAAAAAATCAATTTATTGTGTTACCAAAAGCTCAAGATATCATTGATGTAGTAATGGGAAAACCTGGTCCAATGAGTGACATAAAAATATGTCGTCAAACTTTAAGTAAATTCGATGTTCAACAAACTTTTAGTGGAGATAAAGCTTATATTGGAGAAACTCAAATCAAAACTCCCTATAAAAAACCTAAGAAGGGAGAATTAACAGAAAGTCAAAAGAAAGAAAATAAAGCTTTATCATCTAATCGGATTTTTGTTGAGCATTTAATTAGAGTTGTCAAAGTATTTAAAGTTGTTCAAGAAAGATTTAGATTACAGAAAAGTCGATATAAATCAGTTCTATTAACCGTTTGTGGATTAGTTCGTTTGAGAATTGGTTCCCTAATTTTACGAATAATAGAATCCGAGAAATCAGGTGAGGTAATTGACGTTAAGATGAGCCATAGTTTTATCTCAAAATTAGATTTTGTGTCTTTAAACCCTGATTAA
- a CDS encoding HsdM family class I SAM-dependent methyltransferase, which translates to MTIAENLNKIWSEFRQFGITDDLVVIEYLARLLLEKVLDISQSNIGIHFDGMWPTYYQVMGFLTDLPLYQLYSSAELQSIIDTVTNLVPISTLPRHPKDIRNLNLELIQENLKNAINEVENIPNLFNHYILFRLSTRQSGGRYPTPRHITQFIFNLAQIEPHHSLADFACGSGGFLVERELTIDNYSKTWGIDISPEWIRLAYTNIALKKFPPQLGSGNAINVANSDDWKDRVCDRILMNPPFGEKIDSKLATENLGKNVGSRSETALTTLAIQKLAEDGIAGILVPSGLLFSNSKAERELRQTLIDDYHLKAVITLPKDALQPYSSLQSHLLLIHRFPSPNLGEGLGVRETWFFQLEEDGYSSGRSRDLTQKPDLSKSDFPFVEKVFKRQGDEFDYFFPDSHPEIGIKVIKNDENELLGFVFEGRETEINFVTFYPSPSPSTSPFLLIDTLPIDNPKLSIKIPLDGSEVNIIENPSQYLNDLFKPTKNNPIPETRLYSQPVKGIAIAFNSDTIITKENLRILGILIPSNQVINRNYDLRPEEYIDKPLETRLNNSPVELLTRIYSNQRQLTQNLETLFSRIELPSISTEKLPSPIVDTFTPIGKFNPQQQTIWDKIQRQTESYTDDNGDNYEIALHFTPQDIESEDNDEISDITQRTLELLEAMGVIIPVTLHNKLYYRRVTQRDLWTNSD; encoded by the coding sequence ATGACAATTGCAGAGAATCTTAATAAAATTTGGTCAGAATTTCGTCAATTCGGAATCACCGATGATTTAGTGGTGATTGAATATTTAGCAAGATTGTTATTAGAGAAAGTCTTAGATATATCTCAGAGTAATATTGGTATTCATTTTGATGGTATGTGGCCAACATATTATCAAGTAATGGGATTTTTAACAGATTTACCACTCTATCAACTGTATTCATCAGCAGAATTACAATCAATAATTGATACAGTAACAAATCTTGTACCAATATCAACTTTACCTCGTCATCCTAAAGATATCCGTAATCTAAACCTTGAGTTAATCCAAGAAAACCTTAAAAACGCAATCAATGAAGTAGAAAATATTCCTAACCTATTCAATCATTATATCCTCTTTCGTTTATCCACCCGACAATCAGGAGGACGTTATCCCACTCCTAGACACATTACTCAATTTATCTTCAATCTTGCACAAATTGAACCCCATCATAGTTTAGCTGACTTTGCTTGTGGAAGTGGTGGGTTTTTAGTGGAAAGAGAATTAACCATTGATAACTATTCTAAAACATGGGGAATTGATATTTCACCCGAATGGATACGACTTGCTTATACAAATATTGCGTTAAAAAAATTTCCCCCCCAACTAGGAAGCGGAAATGCTATAAATGTTGCTAACTCTGATGATTGGAAAGATAGAGTCTGTGACAGAATCTTAATGAATCCTCCCTTTGGCGAAAAAATAGATAGTAAACTTGCTACCGAAAACCTTGGTAAAAACGTCGGAAGTCGTAGCGAAACCGCATTAACAACCCTTGCTATTCAAAAACTCGCAGAAGATGGAATCGCTGGAATACTTGTTCCCTCTGGATTACTTTTTAGTAACAGTAAAGCGGAAAGAGAATTAAGACAAACCTTAATAGATGACTATCACTTAAAAGCAGTCATTACCCTTCCCAAAGACGCATTACAACCCTATAGTTCTTTACAAAGTCATTTATTATTAATTCATCGTTTCCCTTCTCCTAATTTGGGAGAGGGGTTAGGGGTGAGGGAAACATGGTTTTTCCAATTAGAAGAAGATGGATATTCATCAGGAAGAAGTCGAGACTTAACCCAGAAACCTGATTTATCTAAAAGTGATTTTCCTTTTGTTGAAAAAGTATTTAAAAGACAAGGAGATGAGTTTGATTATTTTTTCCCTGACTCTCATCCCGAAATAGGAATAAAAGTTATTAAAAATGACGAAAATGAATTATTAGGATTTGTATTTGAAGGAAGAGAAACAGAGATTAATTTTGTTACCTTTTATCCCTCACCTTCACCCTCTACGTCTCCATTTTTGTTAATTGATACCCTTCCCATTGATAACCCAAAATTATCTATCAAAATTCCCTTAGATGGAAGTGAAGTGAATATTATTGAAAATCCCTCACAATATCTTAATGACTTATTTAAACCAACAAAAAATAATCCCATTCCCGAAACCCGTTTATATTCTCAACCCGTAAAAGGAATAGCGATCGCATTTAATTCTGATACAATTATTACCAAGGAGAATCTTCGCATTTTAGGTATATTAATTCCTAGTAATCAAGTAATAAACAGAAATTATGACCTTAGACCAGAAGAATATATTGATAAACCCTTAGAAACCCGATTAAATAACTCCCCTGTTGAACTTCTTACCCGAATTTACAGCAACCAAAGACAACTTACCCAAAACCTAGAAACCCTTTTCAGTCGCATAGAATTACCCTCTATTTCTACAGAAAAACTTCCTTCTCCCATTGTGGATACCTTTACCCCCATTGGAAAATTTAACCCCCAACAACAAACAATCTGGGATAAAATTCAAAGACAAACCGAATCATATACAGATGACAACGGAGACAATTATGAAATAGCATTACATTTTACCCCACAAGACATCGAAAGCGAAGATAATGATGAGATATCCGATATTACTCAACGAACCCTTGAGTTATTGGAAGCGATGGGGGTGATTATACCCGTTACCCTCCATAATAAATTATATTATCGCCGTGTCACCCAACGGGATTTGTGGACAAATTCAGATTAA
- a CDS encoding restriction endonuclease subunit S: protein MSDESQKFIKLGNLIKFKYGKSLPNRERDPDGKYLVFGSGGKIGLHNSYLTESPVIVVGRKGSIGSTFYSDNPCWCIDTTYYVDQFSSNLYSKYLYYFLNTLKLDRLNRAATIPGLSRDDLYTFSIPIPYPNNPKLSLDIQQRIVARIESLFGEIKRNRLLLEQMRLDNDLLLPNALDEVVERLDSKRQTLLDVIQEKPRNGWSPKCDNDPNGVPVLKLGAVLRFQYNPDEIKRTSLPTDENAHYWLEAGDILISRSNTLDLVGHASIYSGIPYPCIYPDLIMRFRVNPNKADSKFLMYWLQSKEVRHYIQTNASGASPTMKKIKQETVCNIPFPIISLEEQSYFAYHLDAIQQEVNKINRIIEEDEQNFKYLEQAILEKAFRGEL from the coding sequence ATGAGCGATGAATCGCAGAAGTTTATTAAACTTGGTAACTTGATCAAGTTTAAATATGGAAAATCTCTACCGAATAGAGAAAGAGATCCAGATGGAAAATATTTAGTCTTTGGATCTGGTGGTAAAATAGGATTACACAATAGCTATTTAACTGAATCACCTGTAATTGTTGTTGGACGAAAAGGTTCAATTGGTTCAACTTTTTATTCGGATAATCCTTGTTGGTGTATAGATACAACTTACTATGTAGATCAATTTTCTTCTAATTTATATTCCAAATATTTATATTATTTTCTCAATACTTTAAAATTAGATCGTCTGAATCGCGCAGCAACAATTCCCGGATTAAGTAGAGATGATTTATATACTTTTTCTATCCCTATTCCCTATCCCAATAATCCTAAACTCTCCTTAGATATACAACAGCGAATTGTAGCGAGAATTGAATCTTTATTCGGGGAAATTAAACGGAATCGTTTATTACTTGAACAAATGCGTTTGGATAATGATTTGTTGTTACCTAATGCTTTAGATGAAGTGGTTGAAAGATTAGATTCCAAAAGACAAACGCTACTTGATGTTATTCAAGAAAAACCGAGAAATGGATGGTCGCCAAAATGCGATAATGATCCTAATGGTGTTCCTGTCTTAAAATTAGGTGCAGTTTTACGATTTCAGTATAACCCAGATGAGATAAAACGAACTAGCTTACCGACTGATGAAAATGCACATTACTGGTTAGAAGCAGGAGACATTTTAATCTCTAGAAGTAATACTCTTGATTTAGTGGGTCATGCGTCAATTTATTCTGGTATTCCTTATCCTTGTATTTATCCAGATTTAATAATGCGTTTTAGAGTGAATCCCAACAAAGCAGATAGTAAATTCTTAATGTATTGGTTACAATCAAAAGAAGTTCGTCATTATATACAAACGAATGCTTCAGGTGCAAGTCCAACTATGAAGAAAATCAAACAAGAGACTGTTTGTAATATTCCTTTTCCTATCATTTCTTTAGAAGAACAAAGTTATTTTGCTTATCACTTAGATGCTATTCAACAAGAAGTGAATAAAATCAATAGAATAATAGAAGAAGATGAACAAAACTTTAAGTATTTAGAACAAGCAATTTTAGAAAAAGCATTTAGGGGGGAATTGTAA
- a CDS encoding AAA family ATPase, with protein sequence MLGDVYYSGFELFKTLSQLAKPDKNNQSVLQSVNLFLERSISDHPETELDQPLLHLLDWLSDGEKSFLGRMCLLTLLETDEALILLDEPEVHFNDFWKRQIVNLIDINLKNRQSHILISTHSSITLTDVPKENIMVLDRNGNYTNKSLKPSMNTFAADPSDIMVHVFGSPYPSGELSINRLENELENKFNRSPQERKETLENLKDVVASGYWRFVIRQELQTLK encoded by the coding sequence ATTCTTGGAGATGTCTATTACAGTGGATTTGAACTCTTTAAAACCCTTTCCCAACTCGCAAAACCTGATAAAAATAATCAAAGTGTCTTACAATCAGTTAACTTATTCCTAGAACGTTCAATTTCTGATCATCCCGAAACCGAATTAGATCAACCTCTTTTACACCTGCTAGACTGGTTAAGTGATGGAGAAAAAAGCTTTTTAGGTCGAATGTGTTTGTTAACCTTACTAGAAACCGATGAAGCATTAATTTTATTAGATGAACCCGAAGTACACTTTAATGACTTCTGGAAACGTCAAATTGTTAACCTAATAGATATAAATCTAAAAAATCGTCAAAGTCATATCTTAATCAGTACCCATTCTAGTATTACCTTAACTGATGTTCCCAAAGAGAATATTATGGTTTTAGATCGCAATGGAAATTATACCAATAAATCTCTTAAACCTTCTATGAATACCTTCGCCGCAGACCCCAGTGATATAATGGTTCATGTCTTTGGTTCTCCCTATCCGTCAGGAGAATTGAGTATTAATCGCTTGGAAAATGAATTAGAAAATAAATTTAATCGTTCACCTCAAGAACGAAAAGAAACATTAGAAAACTTAAAAGATGTCGTTGCGTCTGGATATTGGAGATTTGTTATCCGTCAAGAATTACAAACTTTAAAATAA
- a CDS encoding HsdM family class I SAM-dependent methyltransferase gives MIAGIFSGRTVILCDSVYNLKDVLEIVDQIDFSSSDDIYTVSHTYENLLQRLGSENKMAGEFYTPRPVIRFMVEVIDPKLGETVYDPACGTCGFLVAAYEYLKQQEQTTKDREVLQRHTFFGQEKKPLPALLGTMNMILHGVLVPDIQRKNTLEENIREVTQKYDIILTNPPFGGKENQQIQKNFPVSANATELLFLEHIIKKLKGNKNARCGMVVPEGTLFRSGAFGTVKEWLLTDFNLVMVVSLPPGTFAPYSDVKAALLFFERGQQQDEVLYQEIVLPEDLKKFSKGNPIDDIHFKDVRAIWQQMKAYKQEKGKKPEVTAFSWFEKTEDLVKRGFDLSAKNPTMGEREKLLEPSVLLDRIIKNNEILHKNLLSLKQKLDEGVKWDER, from the coding sequence GTGATAGCAGGAATTTTTAGCGGAAGAACGGTCATTTTATGCGATTCGGTTTATAATCTTAAGGATGTTTTGGAGATTGTCGATCAAATTGATTTCTCTAGTTCGGACGATATTTATACCGTTTCCCATACCTACGAAAATTTGTTACAAAGATTAGGAAGTGAGAATAAAATGGCGGGAGAATTTTATACTCCTCGTCCTGTAATTCGTTTTATGGTAGAAGTGATTGATCCCAAACTTGGGGAAACGGTGTATGATCCTGCTTGTGGAACTTGTGGCTTTTTGGTGGCGGCGTATGAGTATCTAAAGCAACAGGAACAAACCACAAAAGATCGAGAAGTTTTACAGCGTCATACGTTTTTTGGACAGGAGAAGAAACCACTTCCGGCGTTATTAGGAACGATGAATATGATATTGCATGGGGTTTTAGTTCCAGATATTCAACGGAAGAATACTTTAGAGGAAAATATTAGAGAAGTAACGCAAAAGTATGATATTATTTTGACAAATCCGCCGTTTGGTGGTAAAGAAAATCAACAAATTCAAAAGAATTTTCCTGTCTCAGCGAATGCAACAGAGTTATTATTTTTAGAGCATATTATTAAGAAGTTAAAAGGGAATAAAAATGCTAGATGTGGGATGGTTGTACCAGAGGGAACTTTGTTTAGAAGTGGTGCATTTGGGACAGTAAAGGAGTGGTTATTAACTGATTTTAATTTGGTGATGGTTGTCAGTCTTCCACCGGGGACTTTTGCACCCTATTCGGATGTGAAAGCGGCGTTATTGTTTTTTGAAAGAGGACAGCAACAAGATGAGGTTTTATATCAAGAAATTGTCTTACCAGAAGACTTGAAAAAGTTTAGTAAGGGGAATCCGATTGATGATATTCATTTTAAGGATGTTCGGGCAATTTGGCAACAGATGAAAGCTTATAAACAGGAGAAGGGGAAGAAACCAGAGGTAACGGCATTTAGTTGGTTTGAGAAGACGGAAGATTTGGTTAAACGGGGGTTTGATTTATCGGCGAAAAATCCGACAATGGGAGAACGGGAAAAGTTACTTGAACCGTCGGTGTTATTGGATAGAATTATTAAAAATAATGAAATATTACACAAAAATTTATTATCCTTAAAGCAGAAGCTAGATGAGGGGGTTAAGTGGGATGAGCGATGA